In the genome of Verrucomicrobiota bacterium, the window GATTCGTGAGATCCCTTCGAAGTCCTTTAGATCCTTTTTCTCTTCAACATCAATCCCAACAGACTTAGTTCCGATGATAATTGCGATCCATTGTCCACTGTGAGAGAGGTTATATTCGAGTGGTTTTACCCCGGCTTTATTAGATAAATATGGTTTATGGTGTTCTGTTTCTGAAAAAGCGAAATCGTCGTAGTTTATCTCATAGCGGTTCTTTAGTATGAGATGAAGTGCCGCGTGTGTTGTTACAAATAATTGTTTAGCACCCTTGTGTTTGAATCTTTCAGCTCTAGCTAATTCCGCGGAGGTGAGCATTGAATACATCCGTTGATCCTCCATTGACTCAGCCTGGGTAGAGAAACACCAAATCGATGTTTTATTCGTTGCATCAATTGTTATGCTAGGTGCGAAGTTCCCTCGTAGCAAAGTGAGATTGCCCCGAAAAATGGAGACCCGTTGTGCTTAGG includes:
- a CDS encoding 4'-phosphopantetheinyl transferase superfamily protein, with amino-acid sequence MLTSAELARAERFKHKGAKQLFVTTHAALHLILKNRYEINYDDFAFSETEHHKPYLSNKAGVKPLEYNLSHSGQWIAIIIGTKSVGIDVEEKKDLKDFEGISRIVYSELENTSVVPSEGNPDLEQFYRHWSCKEAFLKAEGTGFMQDPKGIELNFNSSEENEYPIVWWTDDIPGHSLAWTERAD